CACTTCGTCGACGACTCGCGCACGATGTACGAGGAGTCGGCACGTCTCGCGAGGGACCTCGAGGGCCATTACATGGACCAGTTCACCTACGCGGAGCGGGCCACGGACTGGCGCGGGAACAACAACATCGCCGAATCCATCTTCCGGCAACTGGAACTGGAGCGGTTCCCGGAGCCCGCCTGGATCGTCGCCACGGCCGGCACCGGCGGCACCTCCGCGACCCTCGCGCGTTTCGTCCACTACACCCAGCGCGACACCCGCATCTGCGTCGCCGACCCGGAGAACTCGTGCTTCTTCGAGGGCTGGACGAGCGGCGATCCGGACGTCACCTGCGACTGCGGTTCACGCATCGAGGGCATCGGCCGGCCCCGGATGGAGCCCAGCTTCGTCGCCGGCGCCGTCGACCGCATGATGAAGGTCCCGGACGCCGCCAGCGTCGCCGGGGTGCGCGCCCTGGAACGGGCCATCGGCCGCAAGGCGGGCGGCTCGACGGGCACCGGGCTGTGGAGCGCGCTCAAGATCGTCGCCGAGATGGTGGCCGACGGCCGCCGCGGCAGCGTCGTCACCCTGCTGTGCGACCCGGGCGACCGCTACCTGGACAAGTACTACTCCGACGACTGGCTCGCCGAGCAGGGACTGGACATCGCCCCCTACACCGCGGCGATCGAGACGCTGCTGGCCACCGGAGTGTGGCAGGGCTGAACCGGAGCACTCCAGCTCCCACCGGCGGCGCTCAGCCGGAGAGCCGTCGGTCCAGCCGCTTCACGGCCCCGCGGAAGGACTGCCCGAGCCCCGGCCGGGCCAGCCGCAGCACCGTGCGGAAGGCCCCGCTCCCGTCCGCGGCGAACGTCCACTGCACGCGCGTCCCCGCCCCGGCCGCCGCCAGCCGCCATTCCTCGACCAGTGCCCCGACGCCCGGAGCGTTGGTGGTGTCGACGCGGTAGGCGTACACCTCCGGCTCCTCGGCCGCGAGGACCGTCTCACGAAAACGCGTGCCGCCCCGCAGGCGCACCTCGCGCGCCGCCCCACCCTCCAGCGGCTCCGCGGACGTCACGGCCGGAAACCACCGCGCCCACCCGGGCACGTCCTCTGCGAGCGCGCGGAAGACCCGCTCGGGGGGCGCGGACATGTCCGTCGCGAAGACCAGCCGCACGGGAGCGGTCCGGACGAAGTCGAGCCCTTCGGGACGCAACCGGCGAGGCATACGCGCGACCTCCTCATGGCGGGGAGACGGGTGCGCCACCCTAGCCGCAGCCCTCTCAGATGTCTGCACCCTCGTCGGGCTCGCCCGCGACCGTCAGCCGGCGCAGGTGCTCGGAGATCTCCGCGCGCGCCGCCCCCGGCAGACCGGCGTCCGTCACGAGCGTGTCGACCTGATCCAGTGCGGCGAACGAACTCAGCCCCACCACACCCCACTTGGTGTGGTCGGCGACCACCACCACCCGGCGCGCCGACTGCACCAGCCGCCGATTGGTCTCGGCCTCCGCGAGGTTCGGCGTCGACAGCCCGGCCTCGGCCGATATGCCGTGCACGCCGAGGAACAGCACGTCGAAGTGGAGTGCCGCGATGGCCTGGTCGGCGACCGGTCCCACCAGTGAGTCCGACGGTGTGCGCACCCCGCCGGTCAGCACGACCGTGGCCGCGCCCTGCCGGGGGCCCGCGGTGCGCTGCGCCACGTGGAAGACGTCCGCGACGCGCACCGAGTTCGTCACCACGGTCAGGTCCGGCACGTCCACCAGGTGATGGGCCAGCGCGTAGGTCGTCGTACCGCCCGACAACGCGATCGCGCTGCCCGGGGCCACCATTTCCGCCGCGGCCTTGGCGATGTCCTCCTTGGCGGTCAGCTCCAGACCCGACTTCGCCTCGAAGCCCGGCTCGTGGGTGCTCGCCTCGACGACCGGCACCGCGCCGCCGTGCACCTTCTCCAGCACGCCCTGCCGGGCCAGCGCGTCCAGATCACGCCGCACCGTCATGTCCGACACGCCGAGCTTGCGGGTGAGCTCGTTGACGCGGACGCCGCCGCGGCGTCGCACCTCGTCCAGGATCAGGGAGCGCCGCTGCTCCGCGAGGAGGTTCTGATTCTCACTCACGTACGCTCCGGTCCTTTCCCTCAAGCCGTCCGACGGGCCCGCTCACCTGCGGCGACGAGGAGATTCGCCCCCGACGCCGGTGTGCGGGCGTCCCATCCTCGCACGGCGGGGTCACAGCTGTACCACCACCCCGACGCGTGCATGCCAGTTCGGTGGGGCGCGTGTCCGTCGCACACCACGAGGAGATTCCGTGACCGGAGGTGTATCACGCGTCCGAAGTGGCGATCCTTATGCCCGCACGGACACATCCGAAGGCGTGTCATGGGGGAAGTGCGCATCGTGAAACCTGCCTCTTCGGGCGGAGCCGCCCTGGAACTCCTGGTCCACGGCGTGGGCGGGGCCACGCCCGAGAAGATGCTGAACGATCCGCGCACCGTGCGGATCACCGGCGACGGGACGGCGGCCGTCTACCGGCGCGCCGACGACGTCGCCGCCGACACCGGACCCGGCGTCGACCGCGGCCGCGGCGTACCGGTCCCCGAGGCGTACGTGTGGTCCAACCTCACGTCCGGCAACGGCACCCGCGCCCTGTGGCTGCTGCTGTTGCCGTTCATGGTCGTCAACCTCGCCCACTGGATGCGCCCCGCCGCACGGGAGCGCACGCGCGCGGTGCGGCTGTACGGCCTGCTGGTGCGGCTCGCGGCGCTGAGCCTGACGGTGCTGCTGGTGGCCGCGGCCTGCGAGGTCGCCCTCGACCTGACGGCCTGGCAGTGCGCGGGCACGACCGCCTGCGCCGAACGCCACACCTGGCTGGGCTTCCTGTCGCCGACCGTCTCGGACGGCGGCTGGTGGAGCCTGCCGGGCCGCCGTCTCGCCCTCGCCGCCCTGCTGCCCACCGCGCTCACCGCGCTCCTGTGGTACCTCTCCCACCGCACCTGGCGGGCGTACGAGTCCCAGGAACCCCTGGACCGCGCGCCCGAGCCCGAGACCGGCCCCGCGCACACCGCGCTCGGCCGGCCCGGCTTCTGGTACGGACGACGCCTGGTCGCCCGGCTCCGCGCCGCGCACACCGCGGCCGGCCTGCTGACGGTCGCCGCAGCGGTGGGCACGGCGGCCGTGCGCGAGGACCGCAGGCCCGGCGGCCCCGCCCATCTCGACCTGCTGGGCCGCGCCCTGGAGGCGTCCCTGGCCGTGGGCGCGGTGGCCACGGTGTGGGTGGTGTGCCGCCGGGGCCGCAGCGAGCGCCGACTCGACCGGCGCGTCGATGCGCACCTCGTACGCGCGCTGCCGTCGGCCGCCCTCGTGCTGCTCGCCCTCACCCTCGTGTACGCCGGATGGGACCGCCCGGGCTGGAGTTCCGAGGGCCGGCTGCCGGGCGACGCGACCTTCGGCGCACTGGCCCTCGCCCAGGGCGCCCTGGTGATCGCCCTCGCCGTCGTCGCCCGCGGCCTGCACCACTGTCCGCGAAGGCGCGGGCCCGGCGCGCCGACGGAGCGCTGCGCGCTGCACGGCCTCGGCGGTCCCGCCGTCGCGATGCTGGCCTGCGCGCTGGGCGGCGTCATGTCCGGCGGGGTGTCGCAGCGGGTGTCGGACTGGCTCGACGGCGCCGGGACCTCCCTCGACGGCCCGCCGGTGCTGCTGACCTGGCAGGCGGCCGTCATCCCGGTGCTGCTCGCGGTGGTGCTGGCGCTGTGCGCGCTGCTCGCCCGGCGCACCCTGCTGCTGATCCGGGCCGAGGAGAAGGAGGTGCTCCGGACGTACGGGGTGCGCCCGGGCGACGCGGCGCGCACCCGGCTCATCGCCCGGGCCCGTGCGACGGCCGCCCTCACCGACCGCGGCCCGCTCCTCGTCGCCGTCGTCGCCACCGCGACCCTGCTCCTCGGCGCGGGCGCGCTCGTCGGCGCCTTCGGCACCGGACGGACCCCGGCCCGCGCCGCGCAGACGGCTCAGCCCTTCGTGCAGGGCGCCGCCCAGACCGCCCAGGCGGTGGGCTCCTGGCTGATCGGACTCGGCTTCCTCCTCTTCGTGACCTGGGGCCGGCGCGCCTACAAGGACGTCTCCGCGCGGCGCACGATCGGCATCCTCTGGGACGTCGGCACGTTCTGGCCGCGCGCCGCGCACCCCTTCGCCCCGCCCTGCTACGCGGAGCGCGCGGTGCCCGACCTGACCTGGCGCATGGCCACCTGGACGCGTGCCACGGGCGGACGGCTGGTCATCTCCGGCCACTCCCAGGGCAGCGTCCTCGCGGCCGCGGCGGCCTGGCAGCTGAAACCCTCCGACCGCGCCCGCGTCGCCCTGCTCACCTACGGCTCCCCGATCGAGCGCCTCTACGGCCGCTGGTTTCCCGCCCACTTCGGACCGGCCGCGCTGGCCGCCCTGCACGAGGACATCGACTGCTGGCGCAACCTGTACCGGCGGACCGATCCCATCGGCGGGCCCGTGCGGCTGTCCGGCGACGGCTGCGGCCCCCGGGTGGACCGTGAGCCGCTCGCCGACCCCCTGGCGTACGGCCGCAGCGAGGACCATCCGCTGCCCACGCCCGTCCTCGGGCATTCCGACTACCAGGCCGACCCGGCGTTCGCCGAGGAGCGCGAACTGCTGCTGGGGCGGCTGCGGCCCGGGACGCCCGCCGGCGAGGTGCCGGTACAGCGGTCGTGAACCGTCAGGGCAGTTCCGGCAGATCCTCCGCGTACAGCAGGGTGAGGTCGTCCGTGCTGGGCTCCGCCACCTGCGCGACGCGGCTCGCATGCCGCTCCACCATCGCCTCGAACGTCTGGCGGGCGGTGCGGCCGTTGCCGAAGGCGGGACCCTTCGGGAGTTCCGTGAAGTACTTCAGCAGGGCGTCCGCGGCACCCGGACCGAGCCGGTACTCGTGCTCCTCGGCCTGCTGCTGCACGATCCGCAGCAGCTCGTCCGGGCCGTAGTCGCCGAAGGTGATGGTCCGTGAGAAACGGGACGCCACACCGGGGTTGACCGACAGGAACCGCTCCATCTCCGCCGTGTAACCCGCGACGATCACGACGACGGAGTCGCGGTGGTCCTCCATCAGCTTCACCAGGGTGTCGATGGCCTCCTTGCCGAAGTCCCGGCCGGCGTCCTCCGGCGACAGCGCGTACGCCTCGTCGATGAACAGCACGCCGCCGTGCGCCCGCTGGAACGCCTCCTGGGTGCGGATCGCCGTCGAACCGATGTGCTCGCCGACCAGGTCCACCCGGGACACCTCGACGAGATGGCCCTTCTCCAGCACGGCGAGAGCGGCGAGGATCTCGCCGTACAGGCGCGCGACCGTCGTCTTGCCGGTGCCGGGAGAGCCGGTGAAGACCAGGTGGCGCTTGACGGACGCCGCCTTGAGCCCCGCCTGCTGACGGCGCCGGCCCACCTCGATCATGTCGATGAGGGCCCGCACCTCGCGCTTGACGCTGTCCAGACCGACCAGGGTGTCCAACTCGCCGAGCACGTCCTGAGAGGTCCGCGCCGACGTCTGCGGATCCGGCGCGGCCGGCTGCGGTTCCGGCACGGCGACGCGCTGTTCGGGCAGCACTCCGAGCAGGCCCGGGGCCTGGACGGTCGTCTGGACGACGGTCTCCAGGGCCGTCGGGGCCCCCGGCGTGCGCACTCCCGCACTCTCGTCGCTGCTGCAGTCCTCGACCACGGGCGCGGAACCGGACGCGGATTCCGTACCGGCGTCGGCGAACTCGTAGCCGCCGCGCGCACAGCGCTCGGTCCGGCACTTGCGCAGCGTCGTGCGGCTGCCGTCTATCACGTGGAAGCCATAGCCCCCGCTGTTGGTCACCCGGCAGTTCAGGAAGCTTCCGCGACCGCCGGCCGACACGTAGAACCCGGCCTCGGCGGGGGAGTCGACCGTGCAGCGCTCGACGGTCGGGTCGGCGCCCTTGGTGACGATCACGCCCGTCTGCGTGCCGTCGATGGTGCAGTTGTCGAGGGTGCCGCCGCTGCCGTGGTCGCGGAACCAGGCGCCGGTGGCCGCGTCCCGGATCCGGCAGTCGTCGAGCTGGGCCGTCGCACCGTCGCTCACCGACACCGCGGTGTTGCGCACCTGGGAGAGGTCGCTGTCGACGACGTCCGCACGGGAGCCGCGGTCGAGGACGAACAGCGCGTCCGGCACGTCGTGCACCCGGCAGGAGTCCAGCACCGCGGTGGCGCCGTCGCTGACCCAGACGGCCGGGTAGTCGCCGGTGCTGTCGAAGATCTCGCACTGGTTGGCGTCCACGCGCGTGCCAGGGTCCCAGACCGACAGCCCGTTGCGCCCGAACTGACGCACCGTCGTGCGGGTCAGCGTCAGGACGGAACGGGAGCGCAGGTCGACCGCGTTCTCCGGGATGTCGTGGATGCGGCAGTCGGCCAGGGTGAGCACGGCGTCGGTGTCGAGGGTGACGCCGTCGGCGGTGGTGCGGTGCACATCGCAGTCGGTGAGATGGGCCGTGGCCCGCGCGCTGACCTGGACGCCGCTGCCCCTGACCTCGTACACCTCGCAGCCCACGGCCTCGAGCGCGGTGTGGTCGCCGGTCGCGCTCAGTCCCGCGCCCGCGGTGTGGTGCACACGGCAGCGCTCGAGCCGGGGACGCGCGCCGCCGCGGACCGCGACGCCGGCCTGGCCGGCCGCGAGGACCTCACACTCCTCGAACACGCCTCCGCCGCCGTCGACCACGGCGATGCCGATGCCCGCCGGGTTGTCGACGGTGCACCGCCGCACCGTGGGGCGGGCGCTGCCGCGCACCTCGATGCCCGCCGCGGACCGGGTGACGATCCGCAGGTCCAGCAGCTCCGGCGTGCCCTCCTCGACCAGCACCGCGGGCGCGGCCGCGTCCTGGCCCTCCACGTGCAGGTCCTGCACCACGGCCGAGGCCCGGACCGTCAGCGGCACCCCGTCCACCGGAGCCAGCCGCACGGAGCCGGGGGAGCCCTCGGGACCGCGCAGGGTCACCGACCGCTCCACGACCAGGTTCTCCCGGTACGTACCGGGAGCGATGGTGAGGACGTCGCCCTCCGCCGCGGCCTCCAGGGCTGCGGCGAGCGATGCGTACTCACCCGTGCGGCGCCGCCACCGCGATGTGCCGGTGTGCGTCACCTGGACCGTGCCCTGTGCCATGGCGTTGCTGTGCCCCCACCTCGTGGTACGCGGGTTGATGCCGAAAGCTTCGGCCGGACCACCGTAGCGTGCGCGCGGGCAGTGGGTTGACCAGAGGCGAAAGGCCGTCAGCTGCCGGCGCCGGTGCGCCCCCAGTCCGGGCCCGCGCGCTCCCAGGCCCGGTCCCAACGGGCGTGCCGGCGGCGGACCATGCGCCAGACGACCAGCCGTCGGCTGCCCTCCACGGCGCCCGCGGTGAACAGGGCCGCGCCGAAGCCGGCGAGCACGGCGTGCGTCGTGGCGGTGGCGGAGTCCAGGGGACGGGCCACGAGGCGGCCGTGTCCGTCCGTCCATATCGCGAAGCGGTCGCCGGGGTGCGGGGTTCGGAGACCCGCGAGGACCGTGCCGTGCTGTGCGGCGCCGTCCGGCGCGGTCCAGTCGGCGACGACCCGGGTCCGCGTCTCCCGGCCGGTGGTCGT
The window above is part of the Streptomyces sp. NBC_00425 genome. Proteins encoded here:
- a CDS encoding PLP-dependent cysteine synthase family protein; amino-acid sequence: MTASPPLRTGATLDVDHSDAAYRDWLKEAVRKVQADANRSADTHLLRFPLPEAWGIDLYLKDESTHPTGSLKHRLARSLFLYGLCNGWIRPDRPVIEASSGSTAVSEAYFAKLIGVPFIAVMPRTTSAEKIRLIEFHGGRCHFVDDSRTMYEESARLARDLEGHYMDQFTYAERATDWRGNNNIAESIFRQLELERFPEPAWIVATAGTGGTSATLARFVHYTQRDTRICVADPENSCFFEGWTSGDPDVTCDCGSRIEGIGRPRMEPSFVAGAVDRMMKVPDAASVAGVRALERAIGRKAGGSTGTGLWSALKIVAEMVADGRRGSVVTLLCDPGDRYLDKYYSDDWLAEQGLDIAPYTAAIETLLATGVWQG
- a CDS encoding SRPBCC family protein; translation: MPRRLRPEGLDFVRTAPVRLVFATDMSAPPERVFRALAEDVPGWARWFPAVTSAEPLEGGAAREVRLRGGTRFRETVLAAEEPEVYAYRVDTTNAPGVGALVEEWRLAAAGAGTRVQWTFAADGSGAFRTVLRLARPGLGQSFRGAVKRLDRRLSG
- a CDS encoding DeoR/GlpR family DNA-binding transcription regulator, whose protein sequence is MSENQNLLAEQRRSLILDEVRRRGGVRVNELTRKLGVSDMTVRRDLDALARQGVLEKVHGGAVPVVEASTHEPGFEAKSGLELTAKEDIAKAAAEMVAPGSAIALSGGTTTYALAHHLVDVPDLTVVTNSVRVADVFHVAQRTAGPRQGAATVVLTGGVRTPSDSLVGPVADQAIAALHFDVLFLGVHGISAEAGLSTPNLAEAETNRRLVQSARRVVVVADHTKWGVVGLSSFAALDQVDTLVTDAGLPGAARAEISEHLRRLTVAGEPDEGADI
- a CDS encoding lipase family protein; translation: MKPASSGGAALELLVHGVGGATPEKMLNDPRTVRITGDGTAAVYRRADDVAADTGPGVDRGRGVPVPEAYVWSNLTSGNGTRALWLLLLPFMVVNLAHWMRPAARERTRAVRLYGLLVRLAALSLTVLLVAAACEVALDLTAWQCAGTTACAERHTWLGFLSPTVSDGGWWSLPGRRLALAALLPTALTALLWYLSHRTWRAYESQEPLDRAPEPETGPAHTALGRPGFWYGRRLVARLRAAHTAAGLLTVAAAVGTAAVREDRRPGGPAHLDLLGRALEASLAVGAVATVWVVCRRGRSERRLDRRVDAHLVRALPSAALVLLALTLVYAGWDRPGWSSEGRLPGDATFGALALAQGALVIALAVVARGLHHCPRRRGPGAPTERCALHGLGGPAVAMLACALGGVMSGGVSQRVSDWLDGAGTSLDGPPVLLTWQAAVIPVLLAVVLALCALLARRTLLLIRAEEKEVLRTYGVRPGDAARTRLIARARATAALTDRGPLLVAVVATATLLLGAGALVGAFGTGRTPARAAQTAQPFVQGAAQTAQAVGSWLIGLGFLLFVTWGRRAYKDVSARRTIGILWDVGTFWPRAAHPFAPPCYAERAVPDLTWRMATWTRATGGRLVISGHSQGSVLAAAAAWQLKPSDRARVALLTYGSPIERLYGRWFPAHFGPAALAALHEDIDCWRNLYRRTDPIGGPVRLSGDGCGPRVDREPLADPLAYGRSEDHPLPTPVLGHSDYQADPAFAEERELLLGRLRPGTPAGEVPVQRS
- a CDS encoding right-handed parallel beta-helix repeat-containing protein, with amino-acid sequence MAQGTVQVTHTGTSRWRRRTGEYASLAAALEAAAEGDVLTIAPGTYRENLVVERSVTLRGPEGSPGSVRLAPVDGVPLTVRASAVVQDLHVEGQDAAAPAVLVEEGTPELLDLRIVTRSAAGIEVRGSARPTVRRCTVDNPAGIGIAVVDGGGGVFEECEVLAAGQAGVAVRGGARPRLERCRVHHTAGAGLSATGDHTALEAVGCEVYEVRGSGVQVSARATAHLTDCDVHRTTADGVTLDTDAVLTLADCRIHDIPENAVDLRSRSVLTLTRTTVRQFGRNGLSVWDPGTRVDANQCEIFDSTGDYPAVWVSDGATAVLDSCRVHDVPDALFVLDRGSRADVVDSDLSQVRNTAVSVSDGATAQLDDCRIRDAATGAWFRDHGSGGTLDNCTIDGTQTGVIVTKGADPTVERCTVDSPAEAGFYVSAGGRGSFLNCRVTNSGGYGFHVIDGSRTTLRKCRTERCARGGYEFADAGTESASGSAPVVEDCSSDESAGVRTPGAPTALETVVQTTVQAPGLLGVLPEQRVAVPEPQPAAPDPQTSARTSQDVLGELDTLVGLDSVKREVRALIDMIEVGRRRQQAGLKAASVKRHLVFTGSPGTGKTTVARLYGEILAALAVLEKGHLVEVSRVDLVGEHIGSTAIRTQEAFQRAHGGVLFIDEAYALSPEDAGRDFGKEAIDTLVKLMEDHRDSVVVIVAGYTAEMERFLSVNPGVASRFSRTITFGDYGPDELLRIVQQQAEEHEYRLGPGAADALLKYFTELPKGPAFGNGRTARQTFEAMVERHASRVAQVAEPSTDDLTLLYAEDLPELP
- a CDS encoding Rv1733c family protein translates to MRAIGGIWRWRHNPLCRGTDLVEAWVALSALLLILLVAPVAGSVVGALAQDALQQSVRAQHASRHEVTATVVRRATGSPLDVDPETTTGRETRTRVVADWTAPDGAAQHGTVLAGLRTPHPGDRFAIWTDGHGRLVARPLDSATATTHAVLAGFGAALFTAGAVEGSRRLVVWRMVRRRHARWDRAWERAGPDWGRTGAGS